In a single window of the Caloenas nicobarica isolate bCalNic1 chromosome 8, bCalNic1.hap1, whole genome shotgun sequence genome:
- the PHC3 gene encoding polyhomeotic-like protein 3 isoform X4 has product MENEPNTTTCSASTTTITTTSTSRTQLPQISVYSGSDRHAVQVIQQALHRPPSSAAQYLQQMYAAQQQHLMLQTAALQQQHLSSTQFQSLATVPQASLSGGRQCTSPTGSVTQQSSMSQTSINLSTSPTPAQIISRSQTSNTTTSSITQQTMLLGSTSPTLSASQAQMYLRAQMLIFTPATTVAAVQSDIPVVSSSSSSSCQSAATQVQNLTLRSQKLGVLSGSQNGPPKSSSQTPSLSLCKPVTSSKGSQLDPSESNRKGESPTPECRSTPVTRTSSIHHLITPASYSPLQPHSLVKHQQLPLHSPPPKISHHQLILQQQQQVQPIALQTPSGQDPPPSQHCLPLPSHGLPPAPSSVQSHCSPIHIHPPPLTLSPTPSQSAQQSVVVSPPPSHSPSQSPTIIIHPQALIQSQANSLVPTALQAEQTAPQQTTSPVRPIAQPLNLPPHLPLPSSPAVHIGSVDQPSLVSPGQQIVSSTPHQQYSALQSTPIPLAAPPQLSASSTQIQQLPLQSVPSLQVQPEILSQGQVLVQNTLVSEEELPAAEALVQLPFQTLPPPQTVAVNLQVQPSVPIETPVIYQVENVCEEEMPEESDCVHMARTPTPPTLSPPAIPLGNGDALNSEDPLSEHGGPPSVTSSVSASVIKSPSDPSHASIPPPPLLLPAATTRSNSTSMPNSIPSLENKPPQAIVKPQILTHVIEGFVIQEGLEPFPVSRSSLLVEQPAEKRLLVEGQIMSVVCVESDLQNTKHADNSSDTEIEDMIAEEGLDEIENDLLKCEFCGKMGYSNKFLRSKRFCSTSCAKRHSLSCTKKFGLFTSDKTSRWNRKSDSQSLGRRGRRPSGPDGASRDHFLRQKKIWLLMKMLFQLP; this is encoded by the exons ATGGAGAATgaaccaaacacaacaacatGTTCTGCTTCTACAACTACTATCACGACCACCTCCACGTCCCGGACACAGCTGCCACAGATATCTGTCTACAGCGGCTCTGACAGACATGCTGTCCAG GTTATTCAGCAGGCCTTGCATCGTCCTCCTAGCTCAGCTGCTCAGTACCTCCAGCAGATGTACGCAGCCCAACAGCAGCATCTAATGCTGCAgactgctgctttgcagcagcagcacttaaGCAGTACCCAATTTCAGAGTCTGGCAACTGTACCACAG GCAAGCCTGTCAGGTGGGAGGCAATGTACTTCCCCCACTGGGAGTGTCACTCAGCAGTCAAGCATGTCGCAGACCTCG aTTAACCTCTCCACCTCTCCTACACCTGCACAGATAATAAGCCGTTCACAGACCTccaacaccaccaccagcagTATTACTCAACAGACTATGTTGCTGGGGAGCACCTCTCCAACCCTGAGTGCAAGCCAGGCTCAAATGTATCTACGAGCTCAAATG CTCATTTTTACTCCTGCAACCACTGTGGCTGCTGTTCAGTCTGACATTCCTGTTGTCTCAtcatcttcctcatcctcctgtCAGTCTGCAGCTACTCAG GTTCAGAACTTGACATTGCGCAGTCAGAAGTTGGGCGTATTGTCAGGTTCACAGAATGGCCCACCAAAGAGCAGCAGTCAAACACCGTCACTGTCTCTGTGTAAACCTGTAACCAGCTCCAAGGGCAGCCAACTGGATCCCTCAGAAAGCAATAGAAAAGGCGAGAGCCCAACTCCAGAATGTCGGAGTACACCAGTCACACGGACTTCGAGCATACATCACTTAATAACACCAG CTTCATATTCTCCATTGCAACCTCATTCTTTAGTCAAACATCAGCAGCTCCCGCTTCATTCACCACCCCCAAAGATTTCCCATCATCAGCTGATattacaacagcagcagcaagtccAGCCCATTGCACTCCAGACCCCGTCGGGTCAGGACCCCCCTCCATCCCAGCACTGCCTCCCACTCCCAAGCCATGGTCTTCCTCCGGCTCCCAGCAGTGTCCAGTCTCATTGCTCACCTATCCACATCCATCCTCCACCTCTAACACTCTCTCCTACCCCATCCCAGTCAGCTCAGCAGTCTGTAGTGGTGTCCCCTCCACCTTCTCACTCCCCTAGTCAGTCACCCACAATAATTATTCATCCTCAAGCACTTATTCAGTCACAGGCCAACTCCCTCGTGCCAACAGCTCTTCAGGCAGAGCAGACTGCTCCTCAGCAAACTACCAGTCCAGTTCGACCGATTGCACAGCCACTTAATCTTCCGCCACACCTTCCGCTTCCATCTTCCCCTGCTGTACATATAGGATCGGTAGATCAGCCCAGCTTAGTTTCCCCAGGCCAACAGATCGTGTCCTCGACACCACACCAGCAATATTCAGCCTTGCAGTCCACACCTATCCCTCTTGCAGCTCCTCCTCAGCTGTCAGCATCTTCAACCCAGATTCAACAACTGCCATTGCAATCTGTGCCGTCTTTACAAGTGCAGCCTGAAATTCTGTCCCAGGGGCAGGTTTTGGTTCAAAACACTTTGGTTTCTGAGGAAGAActtcctgctgcagaagctTTGGTCCAGCTGCCATTTCAAACTCTTCCACCACCACAGACCGTGGCAGTAAATCTTCAAGTGCAGCCGTCGGTACCAATTGAAACTCCAGTG ATTTACCAAGTGGAGAATGTATGTGAAGAAGAGATGCCCGAGGAATCAGATTGTGTCCATATGGCAAGAACACCTACGCCTCCCACTTTGTCCCCACCAGCCATACCCTTGGGGAATGGAGATGCACTTAATTCAGAAGATCCTTTGTCAG aacatggGGGACCACCTTCAGTGACATCATCAGTCAGTGCCTCAGTAATTAAATCTCCATCTGATCCTTCACATGCCTCTATTCCGCCACCACCTCTATTGCTTCCAGCAGCAACAACAAGGAGCAACAGCACATCAATGCCCAATAGCATTCCTAGTCTAGAAAATAAACCTCCACAGGCTATTGTTAAACCACAGATCCTGACCCATGTTATTGAAGGCTTTGTGATTCAGGAGGGGTTAGAGCCATTCCCT GTAAGTCGTTCATCTTTGCTGGTAGAACAGCCTGCAGAAAAAAGATTGCTAGTGGAGGGTCAAATCATGAGTGTTGTGTGTGTTGAATCAGACTTGCAGAATACAAAACATGCAGACAACTCATCGGACACAGAGATAGAGGATATGATTGCAGAAG AGGGACTGGATGAAATAGAAAATGATCTTCTGAAGTGTGAATTTTGTGGAAAAATGGGATATTCTAATAAGTTTCTACGGTCAAAAAGATTCTGCTCCACATCCTGTGCCAAAAG GCACAGCCTTAGTTGCACTAAGAAATTTGGGCTGTTTACATCAGACAAGACCAGTCGTTGGAATCGGAAATCAGATAGCCAAAGTCTTGGGCGACGCGGGCGTCGACCGAGTGGCCCTGATGGGGCGTCACGAGATCATTTTCTTAGACAG AAGAAGATATGGCTTCTCATGAAGATGCTGTTCCAGCTGCCATGA